One genomic region from Fusarium keratoplasticum isolate Fu6.1 chromosome 14, whole genome shotgun sequence encodes:
- a CDS encoding Amino acid transporter yields MATNYTNNEAAKTRPQPVRSNSSQDVNITTSEEHVNKPWWHSIKEPGSALQIITAALLAIAVGLIISTQAPSVPAAARVIVSIPGDLWLRALKAVVLPLIVCSMLLAVQRLREMSNGGSLLARWTVGYYVITTLISITISCIMVGLVWSKQFFPVDEDQLKLAEDDDSLPDTSERPIHTVVLDMFRSFIPSNVVYAMANDELLAVIITAIIVGYLIESPRSPIVRVTEEIERMITKIITFLIQVAPVGVFFLILSNLMKLDITTIGKNLGLLIGATLSTMLIHVLIILPIIFFSFTRMNPYAYWIKIAPAWVTAWGSASSAATLSVTLRCAQAQGVPSTVYKFSCPLGCLINMDGTAIYLPAAVVFLAATQNITLSPADYVIIALLSTLASIGVSPIPSASLVLSVMIARSVNVELTGMFAVIVAIDWFLDRFRTAVNVSGDLFAAMIVYKMTKIEDSPEVQGQDAREQGEQGRCNMEDVANKV; encoded by the exons ATGGCTACCAACTACACGAACAACGAGGCCGCGAAAACGAGACCGCAGCCGGTCCGGTCCAATTCCAGCCAGGATGTCAATATTACTACATCCGAGGAACACGTCAATAAGCCATGGTGGCACTCAATCAAGGAGCCTGGATCGGCTCTGCAAATTATCACGGCCGCGCTCTTGGCCATTGCCGTTGGTCTGATTATTTCAACTCAGGCCCCCAGCGTCCCTGCCGCAGCTCGAGTCATTGTGTCGATCCCTGGTGATCTGTGGTTGCGTGCCCTCAAGGCTGTCG TTCTTCCTTTGATCGTTTGCTCAATGCTTCTTGCTGTGCAGCGGCTGCGTGAGATGTCCAACGGAGGCAGCCTGTTAGCCAGGTGGACGGTCGGATACTATGTTATCACCACactcatctccatcacgaTCAGTTGTATCATGGTGGGATTGGTCTGGTCAAAGCAGTTTTTCcctgttgatgaagatcaATTGAAGCttgccgaggacgacgattCACTCCCCGATACATCTGAGCGCCCCATCCACACTGTCGTCCTAGACATGTTTCGGTCGTTCATTCCCTCCAACGTTGTGTACGCCATGGCGAATGACGAGCTGCTTGCTGTCATTATCACCGCTATCATTGTCGGATATCTCATTGAGAGCCCTCGATCCCCCATCGTCCGTGTCACCGAGGAAATCGAGCGGATGATCACCAAGATCATCACCTTTCTCATCCAGGTTGCTCCTGTTGGGGTTTTCTTCCTCATTTTGAGCAACCTCATGAAGCTTGATATTACAACGATTGGCAAGAATCTCGGGTTGCTGATTGGGGCGACACTATCGACAATGCTAATCCACGTCCTCATTATACTGCCAATCATCTTCTTTAGCTTCACCAGAATGAACCCTTACGCATACTGGATCAAAATCGCTCCCGCTTGGGTCACTGCATGGGGTTCTGCCTCTTCTGCTGCCACACTCTCGGTAACGCTCCGTTGTGCTCAGGCTCAAGGGGTCCCTTCGACTGTATACAAGTTCTCATGCCCCTTGGGTTGCTTGATTAATATGGACGG CACGGCTATTTATCTCCCTGCGGCTGTGGTATTCTTGGCTGCGACACAGAACATCACCCTGAGCCCTGCCGATTATGTGATTATTGCTCTTCTATCCACTCTGGCATCCATTGGTGTGAGCCCCATTCCTTCGGCTTCCCTTGTGCTTTCAGTCATGATTGCTCGCTCGGTCAATGTCGAGCTCACTGGAATGTTTGCTGTCATTGTTGCCATCGACTGGTTTCTGGACAGATTCCGTACCGCTGTTAATGTGTCTGGGGATCTCTTTGCCGCCATGATTGTTTATAAGATGACCAAGATTGAGGACTCGCCGGAGGTTCAGGGGCAAGACGCTCGAGAGCAGGGGGAGCAGGGCAGGTGCAACATGGAGGACGTCGCCAATAAAGTGTAA